GCTTGCCCAAAAGCCGCCGGTTCGCTTCGGACTGCACCGCCACGACGACCCCGGCGTACTCGTGTCCCAGCACGATGTTCGGGGGGTTCGGCACAAAGCGGCCGAGGGTGTGCTGGGCCCACGGGTTCTCGCCCAGGTAGTAGCGGAAGTCTGACCCGCAGACGCCGCACGCCTTGATCTGGACCAGGACGATGTCGGGGTCGCCGTAGGAACCGACCGGCCACATCGGGATGTCCATGACACTCAAGTCGCGTGGCCCGACCAAGACCCCGGCGGGCATGGACGCCGGAAGTTCGACGATGGATTCCATCACAGCCCCCACCATGAACAAAACCCGCCGTCGACCGTCAGGACGGTGCCGTTCACAAACTTACTGGCGTCACTGGCCAGGTAGAGGACCGCGCCCACCAAGTCTTCCGGGACACCAAACCGTCCTGCCGGCGTGTGGTCGATGATCTTCCTACCCCGTTCAGTCAGTTCACCAGTCGCCTGGTCGGTGAGGAGGAAGCGGTTCTGCTCAGTGATGAAAAAGCCCGGCTGGACCGCGTTCACTCTCACCCGTCCCCCCGTACGCCCACCCCACTCGACGGCGCACCAGCGGGTCCAGGTGTCCAAGGCCGATTTGGCGGCCGCATAGGCACCGACCCGGCTGATCGGCAGTTCGGCCGCCACCGACGTCACCGTGACGACACTCGCGCCCTCGGGCCGGACGTGGGGCCCAAAGGCGAAGACCGGGTGCACCGCGCCCGTGAACAGGTTCAAGTCAAAGGTCTCCTTGGCCGCGTCCAAATCCCAGTCAAAGAAGCCTTGGTCGGGCCGCAGGGTCGCCTCCGGGCGGTTGCCGCCGACGGCGGCAAGCAAGACGTCGACCGGGCCCTGTCGGGCCGCGACCTCGCCGGCCACCCGGGCCAAGTCCTCGAAGTCACCGGCGTCAGCTGTCCATGCCGCTCCGCCGACCTGGGCCGCCAAGGCGTCCAGTTTTCCCCGGTCACGACCGACCAGGCTGACCGTCGCCCCCGCGCCGGCCAACCCCTTCACCATCGCCTCACCAAGGACACCGGTGCCCCCGAGCGCGACGACATGCTTGCCGTGAAGGCTGAACATGGGGCCAGTATGCAACGGTGGCTAGCCGCCGACCTCGGCGACGAACTGTTGCGGGGACTTA
This is a stretch of genomic DNA from Fimbriimonadaceae bacterium. It encodes these proteins:
- a CDS encoding SDR family oxidoreductase — protein: MFSLHGKHVVALGGTGVLGEAMVKGLAGAGATVSLVGRDRGKLDALAAQVGGAAWTADAGDFEDLARVAGEVAARQGPVDVLLAAVGGNRPEATLRPDQGFFDWDLDAAKETFDLNLFTGAVHPVFAFGPHVRPEGASVVTVTSVAAELPISRVGAYAAAKSALDTWTRWCAVEWGGRTGGRVRVNAVQPGFFITEQNRFLLTDQATGELTERGRKIIDHTPAGRFGVPEDLVGAVLYLASDASKFVNGTVLTVDGGFCSWWGL